A genome region from Armatimonadota bacterium includes the following:
- the nuoK gene encoding NADH-quinone oxidoreductase subunit NuoK: MIPLEWYLALSAILFCIGVFGVMSRRNAIGILMGIELMLNAANINLVAFGSFHKPAVLTGHIFAVFVMTIAAAEAAVGLAIIIAVYRSRLHINVDKIHEMKW; this comes from the coding sequence ATGATCCCGCTTGAATGGTATCTTGCACTCTCCGCAATTCTTTTTTGCATAGGAGTTTTCGGCGTAATGAGCCGAAGAAATGCAATCGGTATCCTAATGGGAATTGAGTTGATGCTAAATGCGGCGAATATCAACCTTGTCGCATTCGGCAGCTTTCACAAACCAGCAGTATTGACTGGACACATATTTGCAGTTTTTGTTATGACGATCGCCGCAGCGGAGGCTGCGGTTGGTTTGGCAATTATTATCGCCGTATACCGCAGTAGACTGCACATTAATGTAGACAAGATTCACGAGATGAAGTGGTGA
- a CDS encoding NADH-quinone oxidoreductase subunit J, with translation MTISLPELPTLSQLAFLFIAATVVFSALLVVTLRNIFHSLLFLVLTFLGVAGVFLLLAADFLAAVQVLIYIGAIIVLMMFALMLTHRVMSADVTQTSGQWVIAIPVSVGLLTFMFQVFVKHPWGMKAAYTKPTTAVIGTQLLTKYVLPFELASVILLVAMVGAIVLAKEEKDDPA, from the coding sequence GTGACAATATCATTACCTGAATTGCCAACTTTATCGCAACTAGCCTTTTTGTTTATTGCCGCAACCGTGGTCTTTTCCGCCTTGCTAGTCGTTACACTACGCAACATATTCCACTCACTTCTCTTTCTGGTGCTTACGTTTCTTGGAGTTGCCGGAGTATTTCTCTTGCTTGCTGCCGATTTTCTCGCGGCCGTGCAGGTGTTAATCTACATAGGAGCAATCATTGTTCTAATGATGTTCGCGCTGATGCTCACGCACCGCGTGATGTCGGCTGATGTAACTCAGACGTCAGGACAATGGGTGATAGCGATACCGGTAAGCGTGGGGCTACTTACTTTCATGTTCCAAGTATTCGTGAAGCACCCTTGGGGTATGAAAGCAGCCTACACAAAACCAACAACCGCCGTGATTGGCACGCAGTTGCTAACGAAATACGTTCTCCCATTCGAATTGGCATCAGTTATACTGCTGGTTGCCATGGTTGGAGCAATAGTCCTTGCCAAGGAGGAGAAAGATGATCCCGCTTGA
- a CDS encoding NADH-quinone oxidoreductase subunit I, which translates to MQSLKIINSYLKEAWYTLYSIAKGHIVTIRNLFRKKVTVQYPEQRLELPEGYRGAPCLPVDPETGIDRCIGCGACARICPTQTITVESHMGEDKKRIVDKFVINIGLCMFCGLCEEVCPVGAIKMSREYELADFSRDSLIYDRKKLNKIGGVQETKEEPQKKEKVSTLAKEGE; encoded by the coding sequence ATGCAAAGTCTAAAAATTATAAACTCATACTTGAAAGAAGCCTGGTATACGCTCTACAGTATCGCAAAGGGCCACATTGTTACCATCAGGAACCTCTTCCGCAAAAAAGTAACGGTCCAGTATCCTGAGCAAAGACTAGAGTTGCCCGAAGGATACAGAGGCGCTCCATGTCTGCCAGTAGACCCTGAAACTGGAATTGATCGCTGCATTGGCTGTGGAGCATGCGCGCGAATTTGTCCCACACAAACAATCACCGTGGAGTCCCATATGGGTGAAGACAAGAAGCGCATAGTCGATAAATTCGTTATCAACATTGGCCTTTGTATGTTCTGCGGCTTATGTGAGGAAGTATGCCCAGTGGGTGCAATCAAAATGAGCCGTGAGTATGAGCTAGCAGATTTCTCTCGCGACTCACTAATTTACGACCGCAAAAAATTGAACAAGATTGGTGGGGTCCAAGAAACGAAAGAGGAGCCACAAAAGAAAGAGAAGGTATCGACTTTGGCAAAGGAGGGCGAATAG
- the nuoH gene encoding NADH-quinone oxidoreductase subunit NuoH: protein MLHIPLDYVQPAVMFVSAIIVLFFILFVVLYLVYGLRKIMGWIQARIGPNRVGPEGLAQTIADAIKLLTKEDTIPACADKWPFIIAPIIVFVPAYLVYLVIPFGDKGWILQDLNIGVLYLVAVMSIPIVGIITAGWASNNKWSLLGAFRAAAQIISYEIPLVLAMIPPVMLAGTLSTQDIVRAQSGTWFGIIPKWFIASQILGFLIYLAAALAETNLTPFDIMEAESELVAGYNTEYSGMKFALFFLAEFAGMFSISAIATTLFLGGWLPIHPALSFIPSVVWFFAKSLLLVFVLMWIRSTLPRVRVDQLMSFGWKVLIPLALLNIAWTGVLILA from the coding sequence CTGCTACACATTCCGCTGGACTATGTTCAGCCGGCGGTTATGTTTGTAAGCGCCATAATCGTACTTTTCTTCATACTATTTGTAGTCCTGTATTTGGTTTATGGCCTTAGGAAAATTATGGGGTGGATTCAGGCAAGGATTGGGCCAAACCGTGTTGGACCTGAAGGATTAGCACAGACAATAGCAGATGCGATAAAACTCCTAACCAAGGAAGACACCATCCCAGCATGCGCCGACAAATGGCCATTTATCATCGCGCCCATTATAGTCTTTGTCCCTGCGTACCTTGTTTATCTGGTAATCCCGTTTGGCGACAAGGGGTGGATTCTTCAAGACCTGAACATCGGAGTGCTTTACTTGGTTGCAGTGATGTCCATACCAATCGTCGGCATTATTACAGCAGGCTGGGCGTCAAATAACAAATGGTCGCTTTTAGGCGCATTTCGAGCGGCAGCTCAAATTATAAGCTACGAGATACCGTTAGTTCTTGCAATGATTCCGCCAGTAATGTTGGCTGGCACACTAAGCACACAAGACATTGTCAGAGCCCAATCTGGCACATGGTTTGGCATCATACCCAAATGGTTCATAGCAAGTCAAATTTTGGGGTTCCTAATTTACCTAGCCGCCGCACTTGCGGAAACCAATCTAACACCATTCGACATCATGGAGGCAGAATCTGAGCTTGTCGCAGGCTATAACACTGAGTATAGCGGGATGAAATTCGCACTATTCTTTCTAGCAGAGTTCGCTGGAATGTTCTCAATATCAGCAATTGCGACTACGCTTTTTCTAGGCGGATGGCTACCAATTCACCCAGCACTGTCGTTTATCCCATCCGTGGTGTGGTTCTTTGCGAAATCGCTATTGCTGGTATTCGTGCTCATGTGGATAAGATCTACTCTCCCAAGAGTAAGAGTTGACCAACTTATGAGCTTTGGTTGGAAGGTGCTCATTCCACTTGCTCTGCTTAATATTGCTTGGACTGGCGTGCTGATACTTGCTTAA
- the tyrS gene encoding tyrosine--tRNA ligase — protein sequence MEIIRRGTLEIVPEDELRAKLEKAQKTGKPLKLKLGLDPTAPDIHLGHTVVLRKMRQFQELGHEVVIIIGDFTASIGDPSGRSATRPMLTPEEIAANAKTYEDQYCLVLDREKTKVRFNSEWLSPLTFADVINITSKITVARILERDDFQSRLAAGEPIGMHEILYPVCQAYDSVALESDVELGGLDQKFNILIARDFQRQFGQEPEVAIFMPILVGLDGVQKMSKSLGNYIGVSEPPNDMFGKIMSIPDNLMIQYFELLTDVQMSEIKEIEAGLASGKLHPMEVKKRLAREIVTIYHGAEAAAAAQAEFERVFSERELPSEIEPINVPASILKDGKIWMPRLIVLAGFAPSNSEARRLIQQGAVTLDGKRIDDPNAEISIQTGQVLRVGKLRFGRIVIV from the coding sequence ATGGAAATCATTCGGCGCGGGACGCTTGAAATTGTTCCCGAGGACGAACTTCGCGCAAAGCTTGAGAAAGCCCAGAAGACAGGCAAACCCCTCAAGCTCAAGCTCGGCCTCGACCCAACAGCGCCAGATATTCACCTTGGACACACAGTTGTTCTGCGAAAGATGCGGCAATTCCAAGAGCTGGGCCACGAAGTAGTGATAATCATCGGCGACTTCACTGCAAGCATTGGCGACCCATCCGGCCGCTCGGCAACCCGTCCAATGCTTACTCCCGAAGAGATTGCCGCCAATGCGAAGACCTATGAGGACCAGTACTGCCTAGTACTTGACCGAGAGAAGACAAAAGTTCGATTTAACAGCGAATGGCTCAGTCCCCTTACTTTTGCGGATGTAATCAATATTACATCCAAAATTACAGTTGCACGTATTTTAGAAAGGGATGACTTCCAATCGCGATTGGCAGCTGGAGAGCCAATAGGTATGCATGAGATATTGTATCCGGTATGCCAAGCATATGATTCGGTAGCTTTGGAATCGGACGTCGAACTTGGCGGTCTAGACCAGAAGTTTAATATACTAATAGCTCGCGATTTCCAACGCCAATTCGGGCAGGAACCTGAAGTCGCTATATTTATGCCCATCCTGGTAGGTTTGGACGGCGTCCAGAAAATGAGCAAGTCACTTGGCAATTATATCGGAGTCTCCGAGCCGCCAAATGACATGTTCGGAAAGATAATGTCAATTCCTGATAATCTAATGATTCAATATTTTGAACTATTGACAGACGTGCAAATGTCGGAAATAAAAGAAATCGAAGCCGGTCTTGCAAGCGGAAAGCTTCACCCGATGGAAGTCAAGAAGCGATTAGCACGCGAGATAGTGACAATTTATCATGGGGCAGAAGCAGCGGCGGCGGCTCAAGCAGAGTTTGAACGCGTGTTTAGCGAGCGCGAGCTCCCATCTGAGATTGAACCTATTAACGTACCGGCGTCGATATTAAAAGACGGAAAAATTTGGATGCCAAGGCTTATCGTACTAGCAGGATTCGCGCCTTCAAACAGCGAAGCAAGACGGCTCATTCAGCAGGGTGCTGTCACCCTCGACGGCAAGCGAATCGATGATCCAAACGCCGAAATCTCTATCCAAACAGGCCAAGTGCTCCGCGTTGGGAAGTTAAGATTCGGAAGAATTGTAATAGTATAG
- a CDS encoding ABC transporter ATP-binding protein produces MQTVRRLIAFAIKYWHWILLATICLFAVTGFDLLNPQFIRLIIDEGLKSGKYYLIPYLSLGIVGIAIIRGFFWFGQQYLTEYIAHRTIYDIRNRLFDHIQRLSFSYHDEAETGQLISRATSDVDMLRRFLGHGLMHLLSDGLVFIGVLFMCIYMNWKLALIALSTTPFLISAVFRYGGRIRPLYTAIQNQRGDMTTAIQQNLLGIRVVKTFAREDHEIAKFDKQSYALLERNLEAAQVSAVYMPMMDFLAAMGTTLVLLYGGSQVINGTLKLGELVAFNAYLVRLISSVRMTGWIVNMAQNAVAAADRIFEILDTHPETHLKDGTKELKNCRGHVEFRNVSFSYSDGSRVLSNINLEVKPGEMVALVGPTGSGKSTIINLLPRFYDVTEGAILIDGVDIREYKLESLRRNIGIVAQETFLFGDSARENIAYGKPDASLEEVIEAAKAANIHDFIDSLPDGYDTQIGERGVNLSGGQKQRVAIARALLMNPPILILDDSTSSVDTETEMLIQKALVSLTESRTTFVIAQRISTVKRADKIVVLDKGRIVEVGTHEELLAKGGLYAEIYNLQFRAQEEQYA; encoded by the coding sequence ATGCAAACGGTCAGAAGACTAATTGCCTTTGCTATCAAATATTGGCATTGGATACTTCTGGCAACAATTTGCCTATTTGCTGTGACTGGTTTCGACCTGCTAAACCCCCAATTTATTAGATTGATAATCGATGAAGGCTTAAAGAGTGGTAAGTATTACTTGATACCATATCTATCCCTTGGAATAGTAGGGATAGCAATAATCCGTGGGTTTTTCTGGTTTGGCCAGCAATATCTTACAGAGTACATCGCTCATCGAACTATATATGATATTCGCAACCGCTTATTTGACCACATCCAGCGGCTGTCATTTAGCTATCATGATGAGGCTGAAACTGGTCAGCTGATTTCCAGGGCAACTTCGGATGTGGACATGCTAAGGCGGTTTCTTGGCCACGGCTTAATGCACTTGCTTAGCGATGGGTTGGTCTTCATCGGGGTGCTTTTTATGTGTATTTACATGAACTGGAAGCTTGCCCTGATTGCCCTTTCCACAACGCCCTTCTTAATCTCAGCCGTTTTTAGATATGGTGGACGTATCCGTCCTCTTTACACCGCAATACAAAACCAAAGGGGCGATATGACCACAGCAATTCAGCAGAATTTGCTCGGTATCCGCGTTGTAAAGACATTTGCTCGTGAAGACCATGAAATCGCAAAGTTCGACAAACAATCTTATGCATTGCTTGAGCGGAACCTAGAGGCGGCCCAAGTATCTGCAGTTTATATGCCGATGATGGATTTCCTTGCCGCAATGGGGACGACGTTGGTTCTTTTGTATGGTGGCTCCCAAGTAATCAATGGGACGTTGAAGCTTGGTGAACTTGTGGCGTTTAACGCATACCTTGTGCGGCTAATTTCGTCGGTGCGCATGACTGGATGGATTGTGAATATGGCGCAAAATGCTGTCGCCGCTGCGGATAGGATTTTTGAAATACTGGATACACATCCGGAAACCCATTTAAAAGATGGGACGAAGGAGCTCAAAAACTGTCGTGGGCATGTCGAATTCAGAAATGTTTCTTTTAGCTACAGCGACGGTAGCCGCGTACTGAGCAACATCAACTTGGAAGTAAAGCCGGGAGAAATGGTTGCCCTTGTTGGACCAACAGGTTCGGGGAAGAGTACAATCATTAACCTTTTGCCAAGGTTTTATGACGTGACAGAGGGCGCAATTCTTATAGATGGGGTGGATATCCGAGAATACAAGCTGGAATCGCTCAGGAGAAATATCGGAATTGTTGCTCAGGAAACGTTCCTCTTCGGCGATTCTGCAAGGGAAAACATCGCTTATGGGAAACCCGATGCTTCGCTGGAGGAGGTGATTGAGGCAGCTAAGGCTGCGAACATCCATGATTTTATAGATTCTTTACCCGATGGCTACGATACACAAATAGGCGAGCGCGGGGTAAACCTTTCGGGTGGTCAGAAGCAGAGGGTAGCAATCGCTCGTGCACTTCTTATGAATCCGCCCATACTTATCTTGGATGACTCAACTTCAAGTGTGGATACCGAGACGGAAATGCTCATTCAAAAGGCGCTTGTATCGCTGACCGAATCACGCACTACTTTTGTCATCGCCCAGCGCATATCTACGGTCAAGAGAGCAGACAAGATTGTCGTGCTTGATAAAGGCAGAATCGTCGAGGTAGGCACGCACGAGGAGCTTCTAGCGAAAGGCGGCCTTTACGCTGAGATTTACAACCTCCAATTCCGCGCTCAGGAGGAACAATATGCCTAA
- a CDS encoding ABC transporter ATP-binding protein, whose translation MPKPYYDDEVLGKAFDPKLTRKMLVFLRPYKSQLVIATLTVLMTSGLGLIIPKLWKAAIDEGISAKNLRVLEIVAILYVVTYLVRWLASYWQTLSVSRLGQSVLHDIRHRLFSHIQNMSLSFFDRREVGRLIARLTSDVEAVNELLTSGTLSIIADVGMLIGIIIILVRENLQLSLMTFSLVPFMWIVTSVFRTKARIAYRDVRQKVATVTATVAENVSGVRVVKSFSREKENLRRFKQVNLENRRAFMNAARVHATFVPIISVLSMVAVCMVYWYGGLRVAAGVLTIGILVEFVQYMNQFFQPIRDLSNLYHTMQSAMAGAERIFEILETKPDVYDKPNCIEMPPIRGDVEFRHVNFAYDETLVLKDVSFYVKAGQTVAFVGPTGAGKTTIINLLSRQYDVTDGAILIDGIDIRSVSMRSLRKQMGVVLQDPFLFPGSIKENIRYGRLDATDQEVEAAAKTVGAHDFIIEMPRGYDTDVREGGSKLSAGQKQLISFARALLADPRILILDEATSSVDTQTEMLIQQALRQLLKGRTSFVIAHRLSTIIEADIIMVIEDGRVQEVGTHEELLSLGGLYKRLYDMQFEEIVAEEEIKS comes from the coding sequence ATGCCTAAGCCATATTACGACGATGAAGTATTGGGAAAAGCTTTCGACCCCAAGTTGACAAGGAAAATGCTTGTATTTCTGAGGCCATACAAGAGCCAACTTGTAATTGCAACGTTGACGGTTCTGATGACCTCTGGCTTGGGACTAATAATACCTAAATTATGGAAAGCTGCAATAGACGAGGGCATATCTGCAAAGAATTTGCGTGTGCTCGAAATTGTCGCCATTCTTTATGTTGTTACATATCTTGTCAGGTGGTTAGCAAGTTATTGGCAGACGTTATCTGTATCGCGGCTTGGCCAAAGCGTCCTTCATGATATCCGACATCGTCTCTTTTCTCATATTCAGAACATGTCCCTAAGCTTCTTCGACCGGCGCGAGGTTGGTAGATTGATTGCCAGGCTTACAAGCGATGTGGAAGCGGTAAATGAGTTGTTAACTTCGGGGACTTTATCCATAATTGCTGACGTTGGAATGCTTATAGGGATTATCATAATCCTGGTGCGGGAAAATCTTCAGCTTTCATTGATGACGTTCAGCCTTGTGCCATTTATGTGGATAGTAACCTCAGTATTTCGCACCAAAGCTAGAATTGCTTACAGGGACGTTCGCCAGAAGGTGGCAACCGTTACAGCTACTGTTGCCGAAAACGTCTCGGGCGTTCGCGTGGTCAAATCGTTTTCGCGGGAGAAAGAAAACTTGCGCCGTTTCAAGCAGGTAAATCTGGAGAATCGCCGGGCGTTTATGAACGCTGCCCGTGTGCACGCAACCTTTGTTCCTATAATATCTGTACTCAGTATGGTAGCAGTCTGTATGGTTTATTGGTATGGTGGACTTAGGGTTGCAGCAGGAGTACTCACCATAGGTATATTGGTGGAGTTCGTGCAGTATATGAATCAGTTCTTTCAACCTATTCGAGACCTAAGCAACCTCTATCACACTATGCAGTCGGCGATGGCTGGTGCTGAACGAATATTTGAAATATTGGAAACTAAACCGGATGTTTATGACAAACCAAATTGCATTGAGATGCCGCCAATTCGCGGGGATGTTGAGTTCCGACACGTAAACTTTGCATACGACGAGACGCTAGTTCTTAAAGATGTGAGTTTCTATGTCAAAGCTGGGCAGACGGTAGCCTTTGTGGGTCCAACTGGTGCTGGAAAGACAACGATAATCAATCTCTTGAGTAGGCAGTATGATGTAACAGATGGGGCAATTTTGATAGATGGCATTGATATACGCAGTGTTTCGATGCGTTCGTTGCGAAAGCAAATGGGTGTGGTCCTCCAAGATCCATTTCTCTTTCCTGGAAGCATTAAAGAGAATATACGCTATGGGCGCCTGGACGCTACCGATCAAGAGGTCGAGGCGGCGGCAAAAACAGTTGGTGCGCATGATTTCATTATTGAGATGCCGAGGGGTTACGATACCGATGTTCGTGAGGGCGGCTCAAAGCTTTCGGCTGGACAAAAGCAGCTTATTTCATTTGCGCGTGCGCTTCTTGCCGACCCCAGGATTTTAATACTTGATGAGGCCACCTCTAGCGTTGATACCCAAACCGAGATGCTTATCCAGCAAGCGCTGAGACAGCTGTTGAAAGGCAGAACTTCTTTTGTTATTGCGCACAGGCTGTCAACCATCATCGAGGCAGATATAATCATGGTAATCGAAGATGGCCGTGTTCAGGAAGTCGGCACGCACGAAGAACTCCTCTCATTAGGCGGTCTCTACAAACGCCTTTATGATATGCAATTCGAGGAGATTGTTGCTGAGGAAGAAATCAAGTCCTAA
- a CDS encoding acyl-CoA dehydrogenase family protein, with amino-acid sequence MDYFFTEEQQMMREVAREIAEKRIRPVAAEFDETGEFPWEITKAIADADLFRVFIPEEYEGMDLGMPITNMCIVTEELSKACGGISLGFAATGLGTMPILIAGNEEQKAKYLPRIASGTLAAFALTEANAGSDASAVATKAVLDGDHYILNGTKQWITNGGEAEIYTVFCVTDPTRGPRGISAIIVEKGTPGFSFGKKENKMGIRASATRELIFQDCRVPKENLLGKEGMGFFIAMKTFDVSRPGVAAQALGIAQGALDLAVKYSRERHQFGQPICAFQGLRWMMADMAMKIEAARALIYATARWIDQAKPKKAAMYSAMAKCFASDVAMEVTTNALQIFGGYGYMKEYPIEKYMRDAKITQIYEGTNQIQREEISKGLIAAAASGD; translated from the coding sequence ATGGATTACTTTTTCACGGAAGAACAGCAAATGATGCGCGAAGTTGCGCGTGAAATTGCAGAGAAGCGCATACGTCCCGTTGCCGCCGAATTTGATGAGACTGGCGAGTTCCCTTGGGAAATAACCAAGGCAATCGCCGATGCGGACCTTTTCCGCGTTTTTATTCCCGAGGAATACGAGGGCATGGACCTAGGCATGCCCATCACAAACATGTGCATAGTAACCGAGGAGCTTTCCAAAGCTTGCGGCGGCATATCCCTAGGATTTGCGGCAACTGGTCTAGGAACTATGCCGATACTCATTGCCGGAAACGAGGAGCAGAAGGCGAAGTATCTCCCTAGGATTGCTTCGGGTACGCTGGCTGCTTTTGCACTAACTGAGGCAAATGCAGGTTCAGATGCAAGCGCCGTTGCGACAAAGGCAGTTCTGGATGGTGACCATTACATCCTCAATGGCACAAAGCAGTGGATTACCAATGGTGGTGAGGCCGAAATATACACCGTTTTTTGCGTTACCGACCCCACCAGAGGCCCACGTGGAATCTCTGCAATCATCGTAGAAAAGGGCACGCCGGGCTTTTCCTTCGGAAAGAAAGAGAACAAGATGGGCATACGAGCATCCGCTACCCGCGAGTTGATTTTTCAAGACTGCCGGGTGCCAAAGGAGAATCTCCTCGGTAAGGAAGGCATGGGTTTCTTCATCGCAATGAAGACATTCGACGTATCACGCCCCGGCGTCGCCGCCCAAGCGCTTGGGATTGCTCAGGGGGCGCTGGACCTCGCAGTGAAATACTCTCGTGAGCGACATCAGTTTGGCCAACCGATTTGTGCTTTCCAAGGGTTGCGGTGGATGATGGCGGATATGGCAATGAAGATTGAGGCGGCAAGGGCACTTATCTATGCAACCGCCAGATGGATTGACCAAGCGAAGCCAAAGAAAGCCGCAATGTATTCTGCCATGGCTAAGTGCTTTGCATCTGACGTGGCGATGGAGGTCACAACTAATGCCCTCCAGATTTTCGGCGGATATGGGTATATGAAGGAATATCCAATCGAGAAATACATGCGCGACGCAAAAATAACCCAAATATACGAGGGGACCAATCAAATACAGCGCGAAGAAATCTCCAAGGGCTTAATCGCAGCGGCGGCAAGCGGTGATTAA
- a CDS encoding beta-galactosidase — translation MIKITYVLIALTTASLAAAESIANKQKTNLPIITGNFSVLWIQHSPVGAFPDPAFNGEPVPPAENWSTYAKTGIKAYEDYVAWGAVEREPGKWDWSRQIEVAEKQNAGGLEYDPYLWLQNPPAWMREGKLPNEPDAPSHFTMMKCLEHDEETYTFSIWDPATLKWFERFYKEMSKALGEKIGRTYVGLVGPYGEGNYPLPIPDWLKIGHCHEGYWCGDKFARKAFREDFQKRYRSLESLNKAWGTNFRKWEDLEFPPEIKAGRVLKAEERNDPKSRRRWVDFIKWYHQSLIDFSVEVTKIACKYFPLQKLKMKPGGSAGGVNPIAWGTYCPGYAKAIGELKVRSSNGKVRLQPADCHGRPFGDRWYGTAYRFYGIPLTTEPAGGLDRRTFLRRVFMDASNGATEMFSYEWDKHKLDGLKWIHLYRGIPSITDVAVYCPTTWYRMNGDLWPAIHTADSLRDITDFEVADELLIEDGYLENGKIRVLIWLQGSVVERTVMQKIVKWIKSGGILVAGMPKPPTDVEGRDDLGIILSAGNHSSSTTTETTIFSLGKGLIIRYPKEPKPEDQTFRELVYKAVYHPEQFKPGLKGAPEIDGKSDGVWTAVFPDMLLLYNNNDKPVDVERHWCGQIIKCRITEGELIKIPAKK, via the coding sequence ATGATAAAGATAACTTACGTACTCATCGCATTGACAACGGCATCATTAGCCGCCGCTGAGTCTATAGCAAACAAGCAAAAGACGAATCTGCCCATCATAACTGGCAATTTCAGCGTCTTATGGATTCAACATTCACCAGTTGGAGCATTTCCGGATCCTGCGTTCAACGGCGAACCCGTGCCGCCGGCGGAAAACTGGTCAACATACGCCAAGACTGGCATAAAGGCATACGAAGACTATGTGGCATGGGGTGCGGTTGAGCGCGAACCTGGCAAATGGGATTGGAGCAGACAGATAGAAGTCGCCGAGAAGCAAAACGCAGGAGGTTTGGAGTACGACCCATATCTTTGGCTCCAAAATCCGCCTGCCTGGATGCGCGAGGGAAAGTTACCAAACGAACCTGATGCTCCTAGTCATTTCACAATGATGAAATGCCTTGAGCATGACGAGGAAACATATACATTTTCAATATGGGATCCTGCAACGCTTAAATGGTTCGAACGATTCTACAAAGAAATGTCAAAGGCGCTTGGTGAGAAAATCGGAAGAACCTACGTTGGGCTTGTCGGCCCTTATGGGGAAGGGAATTACCCGCTTCCAATTCCCGATTGGTTGAAAATTGGCCACTGCCACGAAGGGTATTGGTGTGGCGATAAATTCGCCCGCAAAGCTTTCCGCGAAGATTTTCAAAAGCGCTACCGCAGTCTAGAGTCATTGAACAAAGCTTGGGGGACCAATTTCCGTAAATGGGAAGACCTAGAGTTCCCACCCGAGATAAAAGCAGGAAGAGTGCTGAAAGCCGAAGAACGCAACGACCCAAAGTCACGACGGCGCTGGGTGGATTTCATCAAATGGTATCACCAATCGCTCATTGACTTCTCGGTTGAAGTAACAAAAATTGCCTGCAAATATTTCCCTCTTCAGAAGCTTAAAATGAAGCCAGGCGGCTCTGCAGGTGGTGTTAACCCAATCGCCTGGGGAACATACTGTCCAGGGTATGCAAAAGCTATTGGAGAGCTGAAGGTGAGAAGCTCAAATGGCAAGGTTAGACTCCAACCAGCCGACTGCCATGGGAGGCCGTTTGGCGACAGATGGTATGGAACTGCTTATCGGTTCTACGGCATTCCCCTCACCACTGAGCCTGCTGGAGGTCTAGATAGGAGAACCTTCCTTCGCCGGGTCTTCATGGACGCTAGCAATGGCGCAACCGAAATGTTCAGCTATGAATGGGACAAGCACAAGCTAGATGGTTTGAAGTGGATACATCTCTATCGCGGCATACCGTCGATTACCGACGTTGCCGTCTATTGCCCGACAACATGGTACCGAATGAATGGCGACCTGTGGCCCGCAATTCACACTGCTGACTCTCTACGCGACATCACGGACTTTGAGGTGGCAGACGAACTTCTAATTGAAGATGGCTATCTTGAAAATGGCAAAATTCGTGTGCTCATATGGCTACAAGGTTCGGTTGTGGAGCGCACGGTTATGCAGAAAATTGTAAAATGGATTAAAAGCGGCGGCATACTCGTCGCTGGAATGCCAAAACCCCCAACAGATGTTGAAGGCCGAGATGACTTAGGAATAATTTTATCTGCCGGAAACCACTCATCATCGACGACTACAGAAACCACCATATTCTCGCTAGGCAAAGGCTTGATAATCAGATATCCAAAGGAACCAAAGCCAGAAGATCAAACCTTTAGAGAGTTGGTTTATAAGGCAGTTTACCATCCTGAACAGTTCAAACCAGGCCTAAAAGGCGCTCCAGAAATCGATGGCAAGTCTGACGGTGTCTGGACCGCAGTCTTCCCTGATATGCTTCTTCTATATAACAACAACGATAAACCCGTGGACGTTGAGCGCCATTGGTGTGGGCAGATAATCAAGTGCCGCATTACTGAAGGTGAGCTAATCAAAATCCCTGCTAAGAAATAG